In the genome of Marispirochaeta sp., one region contains:
- a CDS encoding methyltransferase domain-containing protein, whose protein sequence is MLLMTELNLKLLNWEAGKLADKIIRRLPLKNGQRVAEIGAGGGAFTLPMARIVGRSGEVYAVDTDSARLAYIGRRARKAGLLEQITLVLGEEEDCLLPEETIDLAFSRNCFHHIKRPGSYFSSLALALKTGGTAVLIDHDGSRGWLPKHGHSSTPERIRSTMKQAGFRFSESVTEFPGQSFQIFIK, encoded by the coding sequence ATGCTTCTGATGACTGAATTGAACCTGAAATTACTGAATTGGGAAGCCGGCAAGCTCGCAGATAAGATTATCCGACGCCTCCCTTTGAAGAATGGACAGAGGGTTGCGGAAATTGGTGCCGGGGGAGGAGCATTTACTCTTCCCATGGCACGGATTGTTGGAAGATCTGGAGAGGTCTACGCCGTGGATACAGATTCTGCCAGGCTGGCATATATTGGCAGGCGGGCCCGAAAGGCGGGGCTGCTGGAACAGATTACTCTGGTCCTTGGCGAAGAAGAGGATTGTCTTCTTCCCGAGGAAACCATAGACCTGGCGTTCTCCAGAAACTGCTTTCATCATATAAAAAGGCCGGGTTCCTATTTTTCTTCCCTGGCCCTGGCCCTGAAAACAGGGGGTACAGCAGTGCTTATTGACCATGACGGCTCCCGGGGCTGGCTTCCGAAGCATGGCCATAGCTCAACGCCGGAAAGAATCCGCAGTACTATGAAGCAGGCAGGTTTTCGCTTTTCAGAGTCTGTGACAGAGTTCCCGGGGCAGTCGTTCCAGATTTTTATTAAGTAG
- a CDS encoding M23 family metallopeptidase: protein MRFLLIFCSLLFVHSFIIALPDYPVIKNLSFRDHLFVQLGEEISDFYKAEARNLVHPELMFFRHTLKEDLDLFSLASRCSLPYDTLASLNGFTRNRMLNTGESLLIPNIPGLFVPRSPRNDMDRFSESIPREDGISCTPFGDQEYIFYPGQRFGRVERAFFLGVFLGFPLREGVVSSRYGERIDPFTGHNQFHHGIDLAAPLGSEVLAAREGMVIFNGFDIVYGNYVILQHANGYQTLYGHLKKSLVQLNQEVVLGMIIGEVGVTGQTTGPHLHFEVRRKGVSRDPSYFIR from the coding sequence ATGAGATTTCTACTGATTTTCTGCTCCCTGCTGTTTGTTCACAGTTTTATAATCGCCTTGCCGGATTATCCTGTTATCAAGAATCTGAGTTTCAGGGACCACCTGTTCGTGCAGCTGGGAGAGGAGATCTCCGACTTTTACAAAGCGGAAGCCCGTAACCTGGTGCATCCGGAATTGATGTTCTTTCGTCATACCCTTAAGGAAGATCTCGATCTGTTTTCACTCGCCTCCCGCTGTTCCCTGCCCTATGACACCCTTGCCAGCCTGAACGGATTCACCCGCAACAGGATGCTGAATACGGGGGAGAGTCTGCTGATTCCAAACATACCAGGGCTGTTTGTTCCCCGCAGTCCCCGCAACGATATGGACCGTTTTTCCGAGTCAATTCCCAGGGAAGACGGCATATCCTGCACCCCTTTTGGAGACCAGGAATATATATTTTACCCGGGACAGCGCTTCGGCAGGGTAGAACGGGCCTTTTTCCTGGGAGTTTTTCTCGGGTTCCCCTTGCGGGAGGGGGTCGTCAGCTCCCGCTACGGAGAGCGAATCGATCCGTTTACCGGTCACAACCAGTTTCATCACGGAATCGACCTTGCGGCTCCCCTTGGTTCGGAGGTGCTGGCAGCCCGGGAAGGGATGGTAATCTTCAACGGATTTGACATTGTATACGGTAATTATGTTATTCTGCAGCACGCAAATGGATATCAGACCCTGTACGGACATCTAAAAAAAAGTCTGGTACAATTGAATCAAGAGGTAGTATTGGGTATGATTATAGGTGAGGTCGGCGTAACAGGACAGACAACCGGTCCGCATCTTCATTTCGAAGTCAGACGGAAGGGAGTCTCCAGGGATCCTTCCTATTTTATTCGATAA
- a CDS encoding ATP-binding cassette domain-containing protein has translation METILEIENVVLLRGGTQIIRNASARFSEGSATFFLGPSGSGKSTLLKIAAGIIPPENGKVYYRGTDIFHMSESENKEFRRRNGFVFQDGALWANRSIFENLSLPLEYNYPGLGRGEIRRRIEDAIEQIGFRDDPQLRPAQLSGGERKMIGFMRALMTDPDILFLDTPTENVDANIRVRIRSIIQKLKREGKTLLISSHDKELISSVADDLVVLDTGSILSQGALREVLSGEDEKIKEIIGTVVDADSILGDDLLKLLSPDDENPFDL, from the coding sequence ATGGAAACGATACTTGAGATAGAAAATGTAGTACTCCTTCGCGGAGGAACTCAAATAATCAGGAACGCCTCCGCCCGCTTTTCCGAAGGCAGCGCGACCTTTTTTCTGGGCCCTTCAGGATCGGGCAAGAGTACCCTGCTGAAAATCGCCGCGGGCATAATACCTCCGGAAAACGGCAAGGTCTATTACCGGGGAACAGACATATTTCATATGAGCGAATCAGAGAACAAGGAGTTTCGACGCCGCAACGGTTTTGTTTTTCAGGACGGAGCTCTATGGGCCAACCGCTCTATCTTTGAAAACCTCAGTCTCCCCCTGGAATACAACTATCCCGGTCTTGGCAGAGGGGAAATACGCCGCAGAATAGAAGATGCTATCGAGCAGATCGGTTTTCGTGACGACCCTCAGCTGAGGCCCGCCCAGCTTTCCGGCGGTGAACGAAAAATGATCGGTTTCATGCGGGCCCTTATGACAGACCCGGACATTCTGTTCCTTGATACCCCCACAGAAAACGTGGATGCAAATATAAGGGTACGCATCCGCTCAATTATACAGAAACTTAAGAGGGAGGGAAAAACCCTTCTTATCAGCTCTCATGACAAGGAACTGATATCCAGTGTCGCTGATGATCTTGTTGTCCTGGATACCGGTTCTATTTTAAGCCAGGGAGCCCTGCGGGAGGTACTAAGCGGAGAAGACGAGAAAATCAAGGAGATTATCGGCACTGTCGTGGATGCGGACTCTATTCTTGGTGACGATCTGCTCAAGCTGCTGTCTCCGGACGATGAAAACCCTTTTGATCTTTAA
- a CDS encoding Crp/Fnr family transcriptional regulator produces MALDMSMFNRFAVTFEKGDIIFCEHEPGDTFYLIQSGRVQIVKIMEDLEKNLDILQPGEIFGEMAILENSPRSATAIALDTCKLLEFNQENFEVLMQGNPQIALKLLKLFTKRVYDQKRRFMILTLEDEQARVADVFLMLAETQPRQFNDNDERTFMTSVDDIAHWAGMSPDKVRQILNHFVAQRRVDIFSDRIVVKNINDFQRFVNTRRKKQQVE; encoded by the coding sequence ATGGCCTTGGATATGTCCATGTTCAACCGATTCGCTGTAACCTTCGAAAAAGGGGACATAATCTTCTGCGAACACGAACCCGGGGATACGTTTTATCTGATTCAGTCCGGACGGGTTCAGATTGTTAAAATAATGGAGGACCTGGAGAAGAACCTCGATATTCTGCAGCCCGGAGAAATATTCGGCGAAATGGCCATTCTCGAGAATTCCCCCCGGTCGGCAACAGCAATTGCCCTGGATACCTGCAAGCTGCTGGAGTTTAACCAGGAAAACTTTGAAGTTTTAATGCAGGGAAATCCCCAGATTGCCCTTAAACTGCTGAAACTCTTTACCAAGCGGGTATATGACCAGAAACGTCGTTTCATGATTCTCACCCTGGAGGATGAGCAGGCCAGGGTCGCCGATGTGTTCCTTATGCTGGCGGAAACGCAGCCGCGGCAGTTTAACGATAACGATGAACGGACTTTTATGACCAGCGTGGATGACATTGCCCACTGGGCAGGAATGAGTCCGGATAAAGTCCGGCAGATACTGAACCATTTTGTCGCGCAGCGGCGGGTGGATATCTTCAGCGACCGTATTGTTGTAAAAAACATCAATGACTTTCAGCGTTTTGTAAATACCCGAAGAAAAAAACAGCAGGTAGAATAG
- a CDS encoding PHP domain-containing protein has protein sequence MIDLHLHSTASDGRLSPSGLILKAAEYPGSITALTDHDTLSGLPEFTAAAEQHGVTALSGVELSADFPHGELHLLGYNFDSESLEAVGLLSRIRSAREERNRGVFHRMETDGLPVDYHEWRKTIPGPSPGRPHIADYFVTKGIARSRREAFDRFLSEGRPYYLPRKNPPLKECVDAILSAGGIPVVAHPWSLRISFGTLVELIPQWREIGIMGLETIHPSVNRDQSRRLSILAEKNGFLCSGGSDYHGTPEDKRFFGKTSWGAKIPADISILVYLGLRQP, from the coding sequence GTGATTGACCTGCATCTCCACTCAACTGCCTCTGATGGCCGCCTCTCTCCGTCCGGGCTTATACTTAAAGCGGCGGAGTATCCTGGATCCATAACAGCCCTGACAGACCACGATACCCTGTCGGGATTACCGGAATTTACGGCAGCCGCGGAACAGCACGGAGTTACGGCACTTTCCGGAGTAGAGCTTTCTGCGGACTTTCCTCATGGCGAACTTCACCTGCTGGGCTACAACTTTGACTCCGAGAGTCTGGAAGCTGTAGGGCTTTTGTCCCGCATCCGAAGTGCCCGGGAAGAACGTAACCGCGGCGTCTTCCATCGTATGGAGACCGATGGTCTGCCTGTGGATTATCATGAATGGAGAAAGACAATCCCCGGGCCTTCCCCGGGCCGGCCCCATATCGCCGACTACTTTGTAACAAAGGGGATAGCCCGCAGCAGAAGAGAGGCCTTTGACCGCTTTCTGTCAGAAGGACGTCCATACTATTTGCCGAGAAAAAACCCTCCTTTAAAAGAATGTGTCGATGCCATACTCAGCGCCGGGGGTATTCCGGTGGTGGCCCATCCATGGTCCCTGCGAATCTCCTTTGGCACCCTGGTTGAGCTGATTCCCCAATGGAGAGAGATCGGCATTATGGGACTGGAGACCATTCACCCTTCGGTCAACCGCGACCAGAGCAGGCGGCTTAGCATCCTTGCCGAGAAAAACGGTTTTCTCTGTTCCGGTGGTTCGGATTATCACGGGACACCGGAGGATAAGCGCTTTTTCGGGAAAACCTCCTGGGGGGCAAAAATCCCTGCGGACATCTCCATACTCGTGTATCTGGGACTCAGACAGCCTTAA
- a CDS encoding sigma-70 family RNA polymerase sigma factor, with amino-acid sequence MSRRLDILFREQSNHLLSFIRNRIDDAVEAEDLLQDLFARAAENLNTLTPIENLAGWIWAAARNRVVDYYRSRRSRRDRETELTQAVAEEDEGASFDELADFRFPGIEDSVQRGELIEALYDSLDELSPEQREVFLLQAVDGRTFAEISELTGVSINTLTARKRYALVFLRRRLADLKEILDEIEH; translated from the coding sequence ATGAGCCGCAGGCTCGACATACTCTTTCGTGAACAGTCCAATCATCTTCTCTCGTTTATTCGAAACCGGATTGATGATGCCGTCGAAGCAGAGGACCTGCTGCAGGACTTGTTCGCCAGAGCCGCCGAGAATCTGAACACTCTGACGCCGATAGAAAATCTTGCAGGCTGGATCTGGGCAGCCGCGCGGAATAGAGTCGTTGACTATTATCGTTCACGACGCAGCCGACGCGATCGTGAAACCGAATTGACCCAGGCAGTTGCAGAAGAAGATGAGGGGGCCAGCTTCGATGAACTGGCGGATTTTCGTTTCCCGGGCATCGAAGACTCCGTTCAGCGCGGAGAACTGATAGAGGCCCTCTACGACAGCCTGGATGAGCTCTCTCCTGAACAACGCGAGGTTTTTTTGCTTCAGGCAGTTGATGGAAGGACCTTTGCCGAGATCTCTGAATTGACAGGGGTTTCTATCAATACCTTGACTGCCCGTAAACGTTATGCCCTGGTTTTCCTGCGTCGACGGCTCGCCGACTTGAAGGAAATTCTTGATGAAATTGAACATTAA
- a CDS encoding tetratricopeptide repeat protein, whose protein sequence is MRNRHIIAFCCFLLLIAFSGCSSVPEQPETVSQTKTRAAEYTDYGNRYFDQALFDQALKFYAMALENNIAVDHKEGIILSRDSIGQTYLMMGLFTEADSALQAARELAVQIARKDLELRVLNSQGKLALNQGDTEKAGRLFNEALLLLESSDNPAANVQADIYHSIGALNKLTGDLQEARANLEQSIRINSRLDREEEIAGSYYMLASVFSKLEDFSTAREYLLSALSIDKKIENKLGIADDYFALGIVTEKMGKLDEAYLHFQTALDIYAVLNRTDSTIETLSFLTGIAEELGLMNEAEIYKNTLERIEGTLR, encoded by the coding sequence ATGAGAAACCGTCATATAATCGCTTTCTGCTGCTTTCTGCTGCTGATCGCCTTTTCCGGCTGTTCCTCAGTCCCGGAGCAGCCGGAGACTGTTTCGCAAACCAAAACACGCGCCGCTGAATATACGGACTACGGTAACCGGTATTTTGACCAGGCCCTTTTTGATCAGGCCCTGAAATTCTATGCCATGGCTCTGGAAAATAACATTGCCGTCGATCACAAGGAGGGCATCATCCTCTCCCGGGATTCCATTGGACAGACCTACCTGATGATGGGACTTTTTACCGAAGCCGACAGCGCCCTGCAGGCGGCCCGGGAGCTGGCCGTACAAATAGCGCGTAAAGACCTTGAGCTCCGTGTGTTGAACAGCCAGGGTAAACTGGCTCTGAATCAGGGAGACACGGAAAAGGCCGGCAGGCTCTTCAATGAAGCTCTCCTGCTTCTGGAAAGCTCTGATAACCCCGCGGCGAATGTGCAGGCCGATATCTACCACAGTATAGGAGCCCTGAACAAGCTTACCGGAGACCTTCAGGAGGCCAGAGCTAATCTGGAGCAGAGCATCCGGATCAACAGCCGCCTTGACCGCGAGGAAGAGATTGCAGGATCCTACTATATGCTGGCCTCGGTCTTTTCTAAACTGGAGGACTTCAGCACTGCCCGTGAATATCTGCTGTCGGCCCTCAGCATCGACAAGAAAATAGAAAACAAACTCGGTATCGCAGACGACTACTTTGCCCTTGGTATCGTGACTGAGAAGATGGGTAAGCTGGACGAAGCCTATCTTCATTTTCAGACCGCTCTGGACATATACGCTGTATTAAACAGGACCGACAGTACCATTGAAACCTTGTCCTTTTTAACAGGTATAGCGGAAGAACTTGGTCTGATGAACGAAGCGGAAATCTACAAAAATACCCTGGAAAGGATAGAAGGAACCCTCAGATGA
- a CDS encoding cyclic nucleotide-binding domain-containing protein, with product MPKAINFKANSVVYFRGDVSEKIYILKSGRVNLRSNDIETGQEINEQIKTGEFFGVKSSLGKYPREETAMVLSDSTMLVFSVPEFEQVVLKNTRIIMKMLKVFSNQLRRIHKQVQNLISTSDSETNPEDGLFQIGEYYLKNKRYRQALYTFQRYLLYYPHGKYAEEATGNISLAEQYSQRNVPLRDENPNEVRPAARGAGLSAGAREYYDAVSLFSQQRYDEALKQFKLIVEKGDDDEYVAKSYYEIGRCLFASNKFTDTISHFTGLIQRYPKHPDLADALFYVASAYGKEGSAEKAKGLFTKILNMTSEDNPVNRKTRKALKSLEGRG from the coding sequence ATGCCTAAAGCGATTAATTTCAAGGCAAACTCGGTGGTCTACTTCCGGGGCGATGTCAGCGAGAAAATCTATATCCTCAAATCCGGCCGCGTTAATCTTCGTTCCAATGATATTGAAACAGGTCAGGAGATAAACGAGCAGATTAAAACAGGTGAGTTCTTCGGTGTAAAGTCTTCCCTGGGAAAATACCCCCGGGAAGAGACTGCCATGGTACTCTCGGATTCCACAATGCTTGTTTTTTCCGTTCCCGAGTTTGAACAGGTAGTACTGAAGAACACCCGTATCATAATGAAGATGCTAAAAGTGTTCTCAAATCAGCTTCGCAGAATCCATAAGCAGGTACAGAACCTGATTTCCACCAGCGACAGCGAAACGAACCCGGAAGACGGCCTGTTTCAGATTGGCGAGTATTATTTAAAGAACAAGCGGTACCGCCAGGCTCTCTATACCTTTCAGCGCTACCTTTTGTATTACCCTCATGGAAAATATGCCGAAGAGGCCACAGGCAATATTTCGCTGGCGGAGCAGTACAGCCAGCGGAATGTACCCTTAAGGGATGAAAATCCCAACGAGGTACGCCCTGCTGCCCGGGGTGCGGGCCTCAGCGCCGGTGCCAGGGAATACTACGATGCGGTCAGCCTCTTCAGCCAGCAGCGTTATGATGAGGCTCTGAAGCAGTTTAAGTTAATCGTTGAAAAAGGTGACGATGATGAATACGTGGCAAAATCCTACTACGAAATTGGACGCTGTCTCTTTGCGTCGAACAAGTTTACCGATACAATCAGCCATTTTACCGGTTTGATTCAGCGGTATCCAAAACATCCTGATCTCGCCGATGCTCTTTTCTATGTTGCCAGTGCCTATGGCAAGGAAGGCAGCGCGGAGAAGGCGAAAGGGCTGTTTACAAAAATCCTGAATATGACGAGTGAAGACAACCCGGTTAACAGAAAAACCAGGAAAGCCCTGAAATCGCTGGAGGGGAGGGGATAA
- a CDS encoding chemotaxis protein CheX: MNAEVINMFLSSAIRLFRDMFGLRVTSCPAYVLEHQLNHRWEISGILGITGDYSGIISFRLPSLLADKLLEKSGIIIHEEDERRETVYSMVGELTNIISSNVSDHLTGKSISISPPAVIIGRNHRILWPKLTPVIAIPFRTQYGPFEVNVCMK, translated from the coding sequence ATGAACGCTGAAGTAATAAACATGTTTCTTTCTTCAGCTATTCGGCTGTTCAGGGATATGTTCGGCCTCAGGGTTACCTCCTGTCCCGCCTATGTTCTGGAACACCAGCTGAACCACCGCTGGGAGATTTCAGGGATACTCGGAATAACCGGAGACTATTCCGGAATAATCTCGTTCCGCTTGCCGAGTCTGCTGGCGGACAAGCTGCTGGAAAAATCCGGTATCATCATACACGAAGAAGACGAACGGCGTGAGACCGTTTACAGTATGGTCGGAGAGCTGACCAATATTATCTCCAGCAACGTATCTGATCATCTTACCGGAAAATCGATAAGTATCTCTCCTCCCGCCGTAATAATAGGAAGGAACCACCGCATCCTGTGGCCAAAACTGACTCCGGTTATCGCGATTCCCTTTCGAACCCAGTACGGTCCTTTCGAGGTCAATGTCTGCATGAAATAG
- a CDS encoding ABC transporter permease has protein sequence MSTMVARLGRWFIGRIEGLAYAAGFFFLVIKETALFIRRKQVGFHVLVMQILFTGFEALAVTGLIAMALGAVIIVQGANLLPQFGQGQLIYTILITVITRELGPLLTAFIITARSGTAIATELGNMVISHEVEAYVSIGINPISYLVVPRFLGVTISLLILNIYFNIFGLVGSYFLTQLIQPIQFLEYFGNLLAQIRLADIASAFIKSLVFGTIISTVATYNGFAVQQASTEIPQKVIRAVGQGFMLCIIANAIITMIYYL, from the coding sequence ATGTCAACTATGGTAGCACGTCTTGGACGCTGGTTTATTGGCAGAATTGAGGGACTGGCTTACGCGGCGGGGTTCTTCTTTCTGGTAATCAAGGAAACAGCGCTTTTTATCCGCCGTAAACAGGTTGGCTTTCATGTACTGGTCATGCAGATCCTTTTTACAGGGTTTGAGGCCCTGGCCGTTACCGGTCTTATTGCCATGGCACTGGGCGCAGTCATCATTGTCCAGGGAGCCAACCTGCTGCCCCAGTTCGGGCAGGGACAGCTGATTTATACCATTTTAATAACCGTAATAACCCGTGAGCTCGGTCCTTTATTGACGGCCTTTATAATAACAGCCCGGTCCGGGACGGCAATTGCGACGGAACTTGGGAATATGGTCATATCCCACGAGGTTGAGGCTTATGTCTCCATCGGCATCAATCCGATTTCCTATCTTGTTGTCCCCCGCTTTCTGGGGGTCACTATTTCTCTCCTGATACTCAATATCTATTTTAACATCTTCGGACTGGTAGGTTCGTATTTTCTGACCCAGTTAATCCAGCCGATTCAGTTTCTGGAGTATTTCGGCAATCTTCTTGCCCAGATCCGGCTGGCGGATATCGCTTCTGCTTTTATAAAGAGCCTGGTCTTCGGCACCATTATCAGCACCGTTGCAACCTATAACGGCTTTGCTGTTCAGCAGGCCTCAACGGAGATTCCTCAGAAAGTCATCAGGGCCGTGGGGCAGGGTTTTATGCTCTGTATTATTGCCAACGCGATTATAACAATGATCTACTATCTATAA
- a CDS encoding CDP-alcohol phosphatidyltransferase family protein, with the protein MEKKIVNVPNALSLSRLVLLPVLVLFVLAEWRMVFLVSYIIIGSTDFFDGWVARTFNQKTEFGKKLDSFVDIFFYVGSAWFMYRLHMEYLEPNMPLLKIFFGLFVLSFVVSAIFCGKPIMMHTFLLRLNGVLVYSLIILSGFIDTRYFITLIFFIYLIGFIEEIIIFVRFGEVDPDSKSIFHIMVEGNPIKTQESE; encoded by the coding sequence ATGGAAAAAAAGATTGTGAACGTTCCTAATGCCCTGTCGTTATCCCGCCTGGTTTTGCTGCCTGTCCTGGTACTCTTTGTGCTTGCAGAATGGCGCATGGTTTTTCTTGTATCGTACATTATAATCGGTTCCACTGACTTCTTTGACGGCTGGGTAGCCCGGACCTTTAACCAGAAGACGGAATTCGGTAAAAAACTCGACTCTTTTGTGGATATCTTTTTCTATGTTGGCAGCGCCTGGTTTATGTACAGACTGCACATGGAATACCTTGAACCGAATATGCCCCTTTTAAAGATATTCTTTGGCTTGTTTGTGCTTTCCTTTGTTGTTTCCGCGATTTTTTGCGGAAAGCCCATCATGATGCATACCTTCCTGCTGCGACTTAATGGTGTCCTGGTTTATTCTCTGATCATTCTTTCCGGTTTTATTGACACAAGGTATTTTATAACACTGATTTTCTTTATTTACCTGATTGGCTTTATTGAAGAGATTATTATCTTTGTCCGGTTTGGAGAAGTAGATCCTGATTCAAAATCGATCTTCCATATCATGGTGGAAGGAAACCCCATAAAAACACAAGAGTCCGAATAG
- a CDS encoding MlaD family protein yields MKFKIRYAEQITGIFVLVAIFFVGLVLILMGINQRWFKNDPSFYSTFNSAEDLKRGMSIKLKGFQIGTVKSIRLLEDNRVEIRFSIFDNYHEKIHENSILDLSSNPLGLGGGLILYPGLKPTAPLEDGSFIPSIDFEEGKRLVSAGLVQISESDAINMLMNDVSKIIGVAMDTMASLNELVVTATSTLAGDNPGPVGGTIRNVESITAQLADSMGELTSRLNNTMANVESLSREISQPRKFMSEMVASDSSIAMFLDDKARLYTEIEGILSGINKTIVQMEEFAVFINATSPQLSGIIEDGRVALDHGKDVLEGLKNNPFLRGGISDTPEQAAIYKSYRDKDF; encoded by the coding sequence ATGAAATTTAAAATACGCTATGCGGAGCAGATTACCGGTATCTTTGTTCTGGTGGCGATCTTCTTTGTCGGCCTGGTGCTGATTCTGATGGGAATAAACCAGCGCTGGTTTAAAAACGATCCCTCCTTTTACAGTACATTTAATTCCGCAGAAGACCTTAAGCGGGGAATGTCCATCAAGCTCAAGGGATTTCAGATAGGAACCGTCAAGAGCATCCGGCTTTTGGAAGATAACCGGGTGGAGATTCGCTTTTCCATCTTTGATAACTACCATGAAAAGATCCATGAAAACTCTATCCTTGACCTCTCGTCCAATCCCCTGGGCCTTGGGGGAGGTCTCATCCTCTATCCGGGGCTCAAGCCTACAGCTCCGCTGGAAGACGGTTCATTTATTCCCTCCATCGATTTCGAGGAGGGGAAACGCCTGGTAAGCGCCGGCCTTGTACAGATAAGCGAGAGCGATGCCATCAATATGCTTATGAACGATGTCTCCAAAATTATTGGGGTAGCAATGGACACCATGGCCTCGCTGAATGAACTTGTTGTAACGGCAACCAGTACCCTGGCGGGAGATAATCCCGGTCCTGTGGGAGGAACGATCCGAAACGTAGAGAGCATAACCGCCCAGCTTGCCGACTCCATGGGAGAGCTGACTTCCCGTCTGAACAATACAATGGCGAATGTGGAGTCCCTTTCCAGAGAGATTTCACAGCCCCGGAAGTTCATGTCCGAGATGGTTGCTTCCGACAGCTCTATTGCCATGTTTCTTGATGACAAAGCCCGCTTATACACCGAGATTGAAGGGATTCTTTCCGGGATAAATAAAACCATAGTGCAAATGGAGGAGTTTGCAGTTTTTATAAATGCCACATCACCCCAGCTTTCCGGTATTATTGAAGATGGACGGGTTGCTCTGGATCATGGCAAGGATGTACTCGAAGGTCTGAAAAACAATCCCTTTCTGCGGGGCGGAATAAGCGATACTCCGGAACAGGCGGCAATCTACAAATCATACAGGGACAAGGATTTCTAA